From the Bacteroidota bacterium genome, the window GCCGAAACGTAAAAGGGAATGTCATGCGCCTTAGCCAAGACGGAAAGTGCATACGTACCAATTTTGTTTGCCGCGTCTCCATTGGCAGCAATACGGTCTGCCCCAACAATAATGGCATCAACCATCCCCTGCTGCATCGCGTGGCCGGCCATGGAATCGGTGATCAAGGTGGTTGGCACCCCCATTTTTTGTAATTCCCACGCAGTGATGCGGCTTCCTTGCAATAACGGTCTTGTTTCGTTGACAATCGCCTCCAGGTGCACACCACGTGCTGTGGACATAAGCAAAGGAGCCAGCGCCGTACCGTACCCCGAGGTGGCAACACCGCCCGCATGGCAGTGCGTCATGACCCGCATCCCTTCCTGCAACACCTCCAATCCATACAGGCCAAGCTGCTCCCCTGCGGCGAGGTCCTCTTCATGGATACGTTTTGCCGCAGCCAGCAACGCAACATATAACGCCTCAGCATCTCCATCAAATCCGGTTGCAACAGCCCGCATTTTGTCGAGTGCCCAAAACAGGTTTACTGCTGTGGGCCGGGTTGTTGCAAGGTAATTGGCGGATTCAAGGGCGTGGGCAACCGGGTTATCAGCCCGCTCATTTAAAGACAAGATTACACCATATGCCGCGGCGATCCCAATCGCTGGCGCCCCGCGCACAGAAAGCCGCTTGATTGCTGCGCCCATCTCTGCAGGTGTTTTGATTTGTAACCAGGTTTCAGCTGTTGGCAACTGCGTCTGGTCGAGCATATCCACGCAACGTGCTGCGTCATTCCATCGAAGCGGAGGGATCATGGAGGCGTTTTCGGGTTTTCGGGTTTTCGGGTTTTCGGGTTTTCGGGTTTTCGGGTTTTCGGGTTTTCGGGTTTTCGGGTTTTCGGGTTTTCGGGTTTTC encodes:
- the mtnA gene encoding S-methyl-5-thioribose-1-phosphate isomerase, which produces KTRKPENPKTRKPENPKTRKPENPKTRKPENASMIPPLRWNDAARCVDMLDQTQLPTAETWLQIKTPAEMGAAIKRLSVRGAPAIGIAAAYGVILSLNERADNPVAHALESANYLATTRPTAVNLFWALDKMRAVATGFDGDAEALYVALLAAAKRIHEEDLAAGEQLGLYGLEVLQEGMRVMTHCHAGGVATSGYGTALAPLLMSTARGVHLEAIVNETRPLLQGSRITAWELQKMGVPTTLITDSMAGHAMQQGMVDAIIVGADRIAANGDAANKIGTYALSVLAKAHDIPFYVSAPCSTIDLQVASGKDIEIEQRSEQEVTHGFGRQTAPDNISVYNPAFDVTPAANIAAIITERGIVWQPTTEKVAGLF